From the Xiphophorus couchianus chromosome 11, X_couchianus-1.0, whole genome shotgun sequence genome, the window CCTGAAAATCTTTACttttacagtgctttgcaaatgtattcTGACGCCTAGAATCTCTTTTTGCATTTAGATGATGCAACCTCAAACCAAAACCATCTTCAAATAAAAGTCTAAAGTGTTGAGTGCATTTTCATACAACCTCTTTTCAtctgacacccctaaataaaatccagtgcagaGTGAAATAACTAGCTGATTTAGCGCCTCTGTGTGTCGTTTAATTTCAGTATAAGTGATATTGAATTTATTACTTATTCCACAAATGGCAAACCAGCTGAAAAACGTTGATGTGTTCAGTACTTATCTTACCTACTGTCACGTTTGAACAGCACATGGTGTACTGTTCAAACACCATGTGCTGAAATGGATCACTAATGATCTGAAACGGAGAATGATGCAACCGCAAACACATCAAGACCAATTGCTTATCTGAGCTGAGATCTGTACCTCAGGTAGATTAATCTTCTGACAGAAAACGTCATGCCTtccaaaaatgtctttgaaGTGTGCAAAGAAAGCTAAAATAAGTTAATTTGTCAGTCAGCAACAAACCATGCAGATGACACTGCAAACGCATGAAAAACTTTGCTTTGGTCAGATAATACCAAAAGGAATTCTCCTGGcaaacattcaaaaaaaaaaacagcaatccACATGACTAAAAGAGCATCACTATCAGGAAACATGGTGGAAGCCGTGTCATGCTGCGGGGAGGCTGGTCAGTTGATTGAAAGATGGattgcaaaagacttgaaactggAGCAGATATTCACATAGCATTAACtgagcaacaaaacatttttatgagttaaAGTAACAGAAAAGTCCTGACCTAAATACATTTGAAGATATGTGGCAAAAGTTGAAAACTGATATTCACAAATGCTCGACTGATGGAGTGACttttttacaaagaataatGCAGAAGGACGTCAGTTACTAGACATTCAAACCTAGTAGAGGAAAAACAGAGACTCGTAGCTGCAGAAACTGGTTCTACAAGGTACTACTGGTACTACTGGTTCTACTGGTACAcaccacattttcagattttatttttaaagaaaatcccAAAAGAATAAACTGACACTTAAtgataaaaatttaaagataTAAATACAATTGTGAGGCactgtaaatgaataaaaggtTCAAATCTAAtctatttttttagtttaagttAATTAGTTCAAAGGTAATGAAATAACTTTTACTAACtacataatttatttcaaaaggaaAATCTGTTGAACATAagacattgtaaaaaaaacctaataaagATAATTGATTGTTGCCCCAGATAGGACTGATCCAGTAGCTTACCATTATCAACGCGTGAATGGAAATGACAGATTTTATGTAAAGCATCTTTAATTGTCCTAATAAAGcatcatttcagaaaaaaataaaggcatTGTAAGTAAATTATCAAACTCAAACTTTGGAAAGAATTGGACACAGACATGGCAACATACACCCACCTACCACCAGAGAGGCAGACACAGGCCGCTGGGTAGCATCagggccagcagcagcatccgcCAGTCAGTGATGAAGAACGCAAACAGCGGCAGAAGCATGTAGCCCACACCAAAGAACAGACTGACCGCAGCCGTGGAGAAAACTGTCCGGGTACGAGGGCCCAGAACCTCCATTCCTTAAAGCAAAGTCATAACAGACAAATTTAAGTCACGTTCGTTAAACTGGGTTTAAGTAATAatgaataatttgaaaatatttgagctgatttacctaaaacaaatgcaacaataTAATTTGAAACTTGGCCCATCCCCATGATAAAATACAAAGCACAGAAAACCATCCAGCTTGGAGAGAACACTTGAATGAATCTGGAAACCGCCTGCAGGGCTATGGTGGCAAACATCACGATTTTCCTCCCAAACCTGAAATTAACATTTAGGATAAATTAATTGGAAAGTAAACGGATTGTATAAAGTGAGGACATGACAAAAAGTCACAGTCAATCGAGTTCATAATAGCTTGTTTACTCCTACTATTTGGAGCAGTGTTAAGAGGAATTggctcatttttaaaatgtgagaaGACATTAAGTGCATAAATAAATTGACtctcaaaacacattttcaactgTAGACATGAAAACTAAGTGAAAATAAAGTAGAATTTGTACTAACTGcacaaacagattttcttctaaGGTGTATTTTTGTGAAGCTAAATAAACTGTCCATAAATATCCTCACAATAAGAAGATTGACTTTTAAACTGTGATGGGTTGAATGTTTTAGGTATCCTGTTATAAGCCTCTTGCAGtagtttgtttggattttgctccattcattaaaacaaaactggtgTAACTCAGGTTTGTACACAACGCCTTGCTCACATATTAAACTCATTTGTAAAATGTCTCTAGGATCTTCCCACTTCGCTTAAATCTTTCAACATTTGTCAGGGACAGATATATGCTTTCTGAAACGAGTTAGTTACTTTAAATTGTTACTCGTTTTACTGTGAAAAATACTCTAACAGTTTCAGGCAGCTACTTCACAATCCTGCTGTTTGGGGATTTATCTTCAACACCCATCATGCTCATATCTAGGACACGGAACCCATTGTTTTCTGAATAAGGAATATTTCTAATCTGTTGTATTTCCTGAACTGAATGATTTCTGCTGTTTATATCAAAAGATCTGGACTTGTGGAGGTTCACTCTTCTCTTGGTGATATCTTATTTGATTTATCTGATATGTTCATGATCAGGGAAGCACCTCTACAGGTATGCTTACCCGTCTTTTCCACGTCGTTCTGAAACCTGAACACTTCACTCAGACGATCTTAGTCATGTTGGGCTAAGATTTGACCCGggtgttttattgttgaaagTTTGTGACTGATTGACAGAACAGCATTGTCTTGAGTCTTGGGTAAACTTGTGAACAATGATTATCTTAGTCAAAGGTTAAACCTAATGATCAGGGTTTTCCTGAGTACTGAGGACTTTTCCTTATAATCTAAGCTGATGGGTCCAATTTTGACAATTTCTacaattttctaaaacataaaaggggaaaaataagCTGCAGGTaatttaataaagtcaaaaaaatCGTATTGTGTGTAGTGAGTTAATGCATTTATAGACCAAATATGGGCATTAAGATTTCGTGCATTTAACAAACAGGACTGACCAGAGCCAGTCAAAGAAATATTGTCTGTTttgagttattgtttttttagttattatttatGTGAGTGCATCAGATTCCTTCTGTATTCATGGAGAACTTGTAGGATACAAAATGATTCATGCTGCCATCTTTCTCTAAAACTACAAACAGGTCCACCACCTGTCAGAGAGCTGTCCAGAAATTAAAGAGCCAGTGAAAACACCACAGAAGAAGATGGAAGACGTCAGTGGGCTCTTCCAACTTTCATCACACACTAGGTTCCACTGCATAGGAcaggaaaatacacaaaatgtggaaacaagCAGCATAGATTAGATCAGGAAATCGTGCACAGATAAAAtacacattaagaaaaaaaaagtaggtttcataaaaattatagttttaaaatgcatcacacacaaatatttgtcaaaTGTAGCTAAAAAGTTTTAACTTTGGGGAATATTATTTGCAAAACTATCATCATTTTTTAACCATACTAATAAAATTGGATTTCCATATGTAACCTCATTATAAGGTTAAGTAATTTGGTAATTTTCTATTACACTGTTATCTTCACTGGCATCGGCAGCATCATCCGATGAGTCAGAAGCTGAACCCACCTCAGAGACAATAGTAGATGTGTACACGCTGTGGTCAAACTCCCATCCGTCCAGGCAGCTTTCTTTGGGCACATTAGACAGATTAACGTCTAATGGTAGCAAACCTCTCTCCGAGTATTTCAACAAATTCTCCACTTTGTATCTGGAGCACTTGCTGGGCACCAAAGCGCCGTCCCGGATCGCATCCTCCTCCAGCGGGATGCTGCTGTTCCTCCACGCCGCGCTGAGGTTCAGGTGCGCGGGCAGCGCGCAGCGGTGATCCGGCGTGTCGGCCAGAAACACGATGGAGAAGGCGGTGAGTCCATTAGGGACGACGCTCAGGCTGAGGAGGAAAAAGACCCGCCGCTGGAAAGCTCCCCATTCTCCCAGGAAGGAGGTCGCCGCCTCGTAATCAGTGACTTTGTTGGCGGCGGAAGAATCCGGTGGCATGTTAGAGACGGGAAACAGCGGAATGAATGAACTGAAGCTGCTGGGTTTCAATTCTGGACCCTCATCCCGCCCTCTTAGGTTTCAggagggtttgtttttttatcattctgaAAAAACCTGTTTGTAGGCTGTAAATCTGTAGGCTGTAAATCCTGCAATAATTAACTGACCTCACAAATATAGATCTCTCACAGACTTGAGGAGAGAAAATGTGTGTTATTTGTTCAGtcatttactttagttttttgCTCATTAACatttaagtagaaaaaaaatctaccatgTTATATTGTGTATATTATGTTGTGTTGCAGGTGCTTTTCAAGGTAGAAATGTACATTCTGTCCCAAACaccaaattcaaacaaaatttcTAAGTAACGTTTGCATTTCTGACAATTGTAGATGGAGGATTCAGAGATATCCAAAAATGAATTTCAGGAAGGGAAAGCAGAATATCCCCCATCTATGTCCAATTGCTGTCCAGTGGGAATTGCTtctaaaagtcagaaaatcCCATTAAGTTTGTCAATAACATCGATTAA encodes:
- the LOC114153181 gene encoding solute carrier family 22 member 4-like — its product is MPPDSSAANKVTDYEAATSFLGEWGAFQRRVFFLLSLSVVPNGLTAFSIVFLADTPDHRCALPAHLNLSAAWRNSSIPLEEDAIRDGALVPSKCSRYKVENLLKYSERGLLPLDVNLSNVPKESCLDGWEFDHSVYTSTIVSEWNLVCDESWKSPLTSSIFFCGVFTGSLISGQLSDRFGRKIVMFATIALQAVSRFIQVFSPSWMVFCALYFIMGMGQVSNYIVAFVLGMEVLGPRTRTVFSTAAVSLFFGVGYMLLPLFAFFITDWRMLLLALMLPSGLCLPLWWFIPESPRWLLSQGRTEEAEAILRNAAEMNNIEPPTVIFSSLQNRVKTEERRPCNICDLLRSPNIRWISITLWVIWNTITIAYFALSLNTANLNGNAYFNCFLSALMEMPAYILSWVMFRWCSRRMSVFSSLSSGGLFLLIIQLVPAHLAALSITFEMLGKFAVSTAFAVVYAYTAELYPTVLRNTAVGACSMASRIGSIIAPFFIYLRTYSVSLPYILMGSLTAVAGLLSLLLPESFGMPLPDTISHMQQFPGCCQKTPNTKDEEKAAEEKSLVRRSSPQINQQP